The following proteins come from a genomic window of Chryseobacterium glaciei:
- a CDS encoding aminopeptidase gives MKKSISICLVLFLGVVEVSAQKDSIYIEAKLSSDRKTLNINQELVYYNNSEKDLDTVKLLNWVSAYRKRGTSLVYRKLEDRNNDLHFAKPEEQGKLLSLNIKSSDNQNISVDNISEENLFLPLAKTLKPGESVKLQLQYQMQLPDKKFTGYGTSDKNIALKYFFIVPDHFDPDNISQRNYHDIEESISFNTYWTVNFDIPINYFIESNLQQIQMNSFKGYLDSDPEFLISQNEFPSIKIKTSDINTEVKFGYNLKPEEKQNLEFYLPLQLQFIKEKIGSIPERIFISDKFRDKEDFFGNNDITFLKFRFRLFTEAEKTDMDYFGIIAKKILDESIITDKQDNHWFKNGLKSYLEIQYLNKFYAETKLLGTLPETKVFGVKPLKLFHASKVKLIDRYGLAYQYIMSQNLDQKIDEKFTVLSNFNDMVISGFETGSLFNYSADKMGYEKFNNLLKNYIAENTDKQINPKDFLKELSQEDKTTGYLTDFLEHKNRVNFKLKKFKKEDDSLNINIYKNTLSSIPVKLETETKETKEKKEYWIETDENENTKMFSIPALDIYKITLNNDFIFPESKYRDNFLYAKGFFSNTKKIKLKLIKDIPNPEFNEIYVSPRVRFNNTYDKFLIGFNFKNQSFFDQKFLYSVTPTYSTGTGKLTGSGSVSYSFLPAESILRSLTFGVSGSYFHYDYDLAYRKASIFSNINFRKNPRSTVSRGIGLSYTYFERDLSLAMIAKRDYDKYNLWSVGYGYSDNQMIHEKSLSVSTQGMEDFNKITAEAFYRWEFAPKQKLSVRLFGGYFLRNETRNNTFNYGISRVSDYSFSYNLLGQSASSGILSQQFILADGGFKSFIPGSVNKWVTSVNVDSSVWKIFHVYADAGVYKNKDQPTKFIWDTGVKVRVIPDFLEVYFPIQSSLGFEPSFKDYARRIRYTLVLNLGSIINAARRGWY, from the coding sequence TTGAAAAAAAGTATTAGTATTTGCCTTGTTTTGTTTTTGGGTGTTGTAGAGGTTTCTGCGCAGAAAGACAGCATTTATATTGAAGCCAAATTGTCTTCGGATAGAAAAACGCTGAACATTAATCAGGAACTCGTTTATTACAATAATTCCGAAAAAGATCTCGATACAGTAAAACTTTTAAACTGGGTTTCAGCTTACAGAAAAAGAGGAACTTCACTCGTTTACAGAAAACTGGAAGACAGAAATAATGATCTGCACTTCGCAAAACCTGAAGAACAAGGAAAACTTTTAAGTTTAAACATTAAAAGTTCTGACAATCAGAATATTTCTGTAGATAATATTTCAGAAGAGAACCTTTTTCTTCCTTTGGCTAAGACTTTAAAACCTGGCGAAAGCGTAAAATTACAACTACAATATCAGATGCAGCTGCCTGATAAAAAATTTACAGGCTACGGAACATCTGATAAAAATATAGCTTTAAAATATTTCTTTATTGTTCCGGATCATTTTGATCCGGACAATATTTCTCAGAGAAATTATCATGATATTGAAGAGTCTATCAGCTTCAATACGTATTGGACCGTCAATTTTGACATTCCAATAAATTACTTTATTGAAAGTAATCTTCAGCAGATCCAGATGAATTCTTTTAAAGGATATTTGGATTCTGATCCTGAATTTTTGATTTCTCAAAATGAATTTCCTTCCATAAAAATCAAGACTTCGGATATTAATACCGAAGTAAAATTTGGATATAATTTAAAGCCGGAAGAAAAACAGAATTTAGAATTTTATTTACCGCTACAATTACAATTCATTAAAGAAAAAATAGGTTCTATTCCTGAAAGAATATTTATTTCAGACAAGTTCAGAGATAAAGAAGACTTTTTTGGGAACAATGACATTACGTTTTTAAAATTCAGATTCAGGCTTTTTACTGAAGCTGAAAAAACGGATATGGATTATTTCGGAATCATTGCTAAAAAAATTCTTGACGAAAGTATAATTACAGACAAGCAAGACAATCATTGGTTTAAAAATGGTTTAAAATCTTATCTTGAAATTCAATATTTAAATAAATTTTACGCAGAAACTAAGCTTTTAGGAACTTTACCTGAAACTAAAGTCTTCGGCGTAAAACCTTTAAAACTTTTCCATGCTTCAAAAGTTAAGTTGATCGACCGTTATGGTTTGGCCTATCAATATATCATGTCTCAAAATCTTGACCAGAAAATTGATGAAAAATTTACTGTTTTAAGTAATTTTAATGACATGGTGATCAGTGGTTTTGAAACAGGAAGTCTGTTCAATTATTCGGCGGATAAAATGGGATATGAAAAATTCAATAACTTATTAAAGAATTATATTGCTGAAAACACCGATAAACAAATCAATCCAAAGGATTTTTTAAAAGAGCTTTCTCAGGAAGATAAAACAACAGGTTATTTAACTGATTTTCTCGAACATAAAAACAGGGTTAATTTTAAACTGAAAAAGTTTAAAAAAGAAGACGATTCTTTAAATATTAATATCTATAAAAATACTCTTTCCTCAATTCCTGTAAAACTGGAAACTGAGACCAAGGAAACAAAAGAGAAAAAAGAATACTGGATAGAAACAGATGAAAATGAAAATACAAAAATGTTTTCTATTCCAGCGTTAGATATTTACAAGATCACTTTAAACAACGATTTTATTTTCCCTGAATCGAAGTACCGAGATAATTTTCTTTATGCAAAAGGCTTCTTTTCAAATACAAAAAAAATCAAATTAAAACTGATAAAAGACATTCCGAATCCTGAATTCAATGAAATTTATGTAAGTCCGAGGGTTCGTTTTAATAATACGTATGACAAATTTTTGATCGGATTTAATTTTAAAAATCAATCTTTTTTTGATCAAAAGTTTTTGTATTCTGTAACTCCAACTTATAGTACAGGAACAGGAAAACTGACAGGTTCAGGATCTGTTTCCTACTCTTTTCTACCCGCCGAAAGCATTCTAAGGAGTTTAACCTTTGGAGTTTCGGGATCTTATTTTCATTATGATTATGATCTTGCCTACAGAAAAGCGTCTATTTTTTCTAATATCAATTTCAGGAAAAACCCTAGAAGTACGGTAAGCAGAGGAATTGGTCTTTCTTATACCTATTTTGAAAGAGATCTGAGTTTGGCAATGATCGCTAAACGTGATTATGACAAATACAATCTTTGGAGTGTGGGTTATGGATATTCTGACAATCAGATGATTCACGAAAAAAGTTTAAGCGTAAGTACGCAAGGAATGGAAGATTTCAACAAAATCACTGCAGAAGCTTTTTACAGATGGGAATTTGCTCCAAAACAAAAATTAAGCGTAAGATTATTCGGAGGATATTTCCTGAGAAATGAAACAAGAAATAATACCTTCAATTACGGTATTTCCAGAGTTTCAGACTACTCTTTTTCTTATAATCTTTTAGGTCAAAGTGCAAGCAGCGGGATTTTATCACAGCAGTTTATTTTGGCTGATGGTGGTTTCAAATCATTTATTCCCGGAAGTGTCAATAAGTGGGTCACCTCTGTAAATGTAGATTCAAGTGTTTGGAAAATATTTCATGTATACGCAGATGCCGGAGTTTATAAAAATAAGGATCAACCCACGAAGTTTATTTGGGACACAGGAGTAAAAGTAAGAGTAATTCCGGATTTTCTGGAAGTATACTTCCCTATTCAATCTTCTTTAGGATTCGAGCCTTCATTTAAAGATTACGCGAGAAGAATTAGATATACATTGGTTCTTAATTTAGGATCAATCATCAATGCCGCGAGAAGAGGATGGTATTAA
- the pyrF gene encoding orotidine-5'-phosphate decarboxylase: MESKKEFFLECYKLGIIKFGRFTLKSGIESPFYVDLRPLASDPKILKNLANYLLEMLPLDNFDLICGVPYAALPMATAMSLESYIPLIIKRKEAKDYGTKKMIEGIYQKGQNCLLVEDVITSGKSLVETIAEIEQEDLKVADIVVVLDREQGGKQLLESKGFRVHTLFNISEVCEILQETGDLSDEEVKRIQDFLQGNHIQFEEKTRSSYEQKLQNAQHSVSKKLLETALAKQSNLIASADVTTTQELLELAEKVGPNIIALKTHIDIISDFDYEKTIVPLKALATKYQFLLMEDRKFADIGNTQELQFTSGIFKITDWADFVTSQVIGGFESLDCFKNVGVVAIIGMSSKGTLTTNSYREEALKIALSHPNVIGGVSQNAIPEDILLFTPGVNLADSGDGKGQQYNTPEHVFQTLHTDFIIVGRGIYKSDNPEQASITYKNEGWRAYVNSLEKKVTHN, encoded by the coding sequence ATGGAAAGTAAAAAAGAATTCTTTTTGGAATGCTACAAGCTAGGTATCATTAAATTCGGAAGATTCACTTTGAAAAGTGGTATTGAAAGTCCGTTTTATGTAGACTTAAGACCTTTAGCCTCAGATCCTAAAATTTTAAAAAATCTTGCTAACTATTTATTGGAAATGCTTCCTTTAGATAATTTTGATTTGATCTGTGGAGTTCCTTACGCTGCACTTCCGATGGCAACAGCCATGTCTTTGGAAAGCTACATTCCGTTGATTATCAAAAGAAAAGAAGCAAAAGATTACGGTACTAAAAAAATGATCGAAGGAATTTACCAGAAAGGACAAAACTGTCTTTTGGTAGAAGATGTAATTACTTCCGGAAAATCTTTAGTAGAAACAATTGCTGAAATCGAGCAAGAAGATCTTAAAGTTGCCGATATCGTTGTCGTTCTAGACAGAGAGCAAGGCGGAAAACAACTTTTAGAAAGCAAAGGATTTAGAGTTCATACCCTTTTCAATATTTCAGAAGTTTGCGAGATTCTTCAGGAAACCGGAGATCTTAGTGATGAAGAAGTAAAAAGAATTCAGGATTTTCTTCAAGGAAATCATATTCAGTTTGAAGAAAAGACAAGATCTTCTTACGAGCAGAAATTACAAAATGCTCAGCATTCGGTTTCTAAAAAATTATTAGAGACAGCTTTAGCAAAACAATCAAACCTTATTGCTTCTGCAGACGTTACCACAACTCAGGAATTGTTGGAATTAGCTGAAAAAGTAGGTCCAAATATCATTGCATTAAAAACGCACATCGATATTATTTCTGATTTCGATTACGAAAAAACAATCGTTCCATTAAAAGCTTTGGCTACAAAATATCAGTTCTTATTAATGGAAGACAGAAAATTTGCCGACATTGGAAACACTCAGGAATTACAGTTCACAAGCGGAATTTTCAAAATTACAGATTGGGCAGATTTTGTGACATCTCAAGTTATCGGAGGTTTTGAATCGTTAGACTGCTTCAAAAATGTAGGCGTTGTTGCCATCATCGGAATGTCTTCAAAAGGAACTTTAACAACCAATAGCTACAGAGAAGAAGCTCTTAAAATAGCCTTATCTCATCCAAATGTAATTGGAGGTGTTTCTCAGAACGCAATTCCTGAGGATATCTTATTATTTACTCCAGGAGTGAATTTGGCAGATTCAGGTGACGGAAAAGGGCAGCAATATAATACTCCAGAGCATGTATTTCAAACGCTTCACACAGATTTTATCATTGTAGGAAGAGGAATTTATAAGTCTGATAATCCCGAACAGGCTTCTATCACATATAAAAATGAAGGTTGGAGGGCGTATGTGAATTCTTTGGAGAAAAAAGTAACTCATAATTAA
- a CDS encoding YkvA family protein — translation MKYSKLNLAKEAINHKGFVKKIPDIFRMIKMWRKGAYPVNSIDIILPLLGLVYVISPIDLLPEVAIPVLGVLDDLAVLSLTIPKLVKEVDKFLLWEAEKEYSSGQTKVIDAQLIK, via the coding sequence ATGAAGTATTCAAAATTAAATCTGGCAAAAGAAGCTATCAACCACAAAGGTTTTGTTAAAAAGATTCCTGATATATTCAGAATGATAAAAATGTGGAGAAAAGGAGCTTATCCTGTAAATTCCATTGACATTATTCTACCTTTATTAGGTCTTGTATATGTGATCTCACCTATAGATTTACTGCCTGAAGTTGCCATACCTGTTTTAGGAGTTTTGGACGACTTAGCAGTTTTATCATTAACGATTCCTAAATTGGTAAAAGAAGTAGATAAGTTTCTACTTTGGGAAGCCGAAAAAGAATACAGCTCGGGTCAGACTAAAGTAATTGACGCACAATTAATAAAATAA
- a CDS encoding TlpA family protein disulfide reductase → MKKNIIYIVLIAIIGVIAFVPGVKNSLKDMFFPIATIESAVHISEEDYDIELKGINVPSTNLKNFKDKPIFLNFWGTWCPPCRKEWPSIQKLYDTRKGNVDFVLIAMNDQEPAVRKFLEENKYNVPVYIAQSPISEKLLPKVFPTTFLLDKSGRILIKEDASRDWNTESTHQFIDNIIK, encoded by the coding sequence ATGAAAAAAAATATAATTTATATAGTCTTAATAGCAATTATCGGTGTGATCGCTTTTGTTCCGGGAGTAAAAAACTCTCTTAAGGATATGTTTTTCCCGATTGCAACGATTGAAAGTGCGGTACACATCAGCGAAGAAGATTATGATATTGAATTAAAAGGAATCAACGTTCCAAGTACGAATCTTAAAAATTTTAAGGATAAACCTATTTTCTTAAATTTTTGGGGAACTTGGTGCCCGCCTTGTAGAAAAGAATGGCCTTCAATTCAAAAATTATATGACACAAGAAAAGGAAATGTAGATTTTGTTTTAATTGCAATGAACGACCAGGAGCCGGCTGTGAGAAAGTTTTTAGAAGAAAACAAATACAACGTTCCTGTTTATATTGCTCAAAGTCCAATCTCAGAAAAGCTATTGCCGAAAGTATTTCCTACCACATTTCTTTTAGATAAAAGCGGAAGAATCCTGATAAAAGAAGATGCTTCAAGAGACTGGAACACAGAATCTACCCATCAATTCATTGATAATATTATTAAGTAA
- a CDS encoding thioredoxin family protein: MKNYWDKGISFEEYVNTGKERLANPTTPQDKDYKQYYELGLQRMERTLKKYTPNEEQLKELESKNFDGKILIISETWCGDASATVPALVKFFEGHNEVRIFLRDSDKSLISQFQTNGTESIPKVIILDKDFNVKNSWGPRPKFGKELLMKYKADPEAYTKDQFYNDLQLYYAKNRGKDAVQEILELL, encoded by the coding sequence ATGAAAAATTACTGGGATAAAGGAATTTCTTTTGAAGAGTATGTAAATACAGGAAAAGAAAGATTAGCAAATCCTACCACTCCACAAGACAAAGATTATAAACAATATTACGAATTGGGACTTCAAAGAATGGAAAGAACTTTAAAAAAGTACACTCCGAATGAAGAACAATTAAAAGAATTAGAATCTAAAAATTTCGACGGAAAAATTCTAATTATTTCTGAAACTTGGTGCGGCGATGCAAGTGCAACCGTTCCGGCTTTGGTTAAATTTTTCGAAGGTCACAACGAAGTAAGAATATTTTTAAGAGACAGCGATAAAAGTCTGATCAGCCAATTTCAAACCAACGGAACAGAATCTATTCCGAAAGTTATTATATTGGATAAAGATTTTAACGTAAAAAATTCTTGGGGACCAAGACCGAAATTCGGAAAGGAATTATTAATGAAATACAAAGCCGATCCGGAAGCATATACAAAAGATCAATTTTATAATGATCTTCAATTGTACTATGCTAAAAACAGAGGTAAAGATGCTGTTCAGGAGATTTTAGAATTGCTTTAA
- the aroC gene encoding chorismate synthase has protein sequence MFNTLGNLLSLTTFGESHGVAYGGIINNFPAGLEIDLDKVQYELDRRKPGQSAIVTQRKESDTVKFLSGMFEGKTTGTPIGFIIENENQKSKDYDHIANSYRPSHADFTYDQKYGIRDYRGGGKSSARETINWVVAGALAKQLLSDIEINAYVSSVGDIFCEKPYQALDFSKTESNEVRCPDAETAEKMISRIKEIKKEGNTIGGTITCVIKNVPVGIGEPIFSKLQAELAKAMLNINACKGFEYGSGFCGAKMTGSEHNDGFNTDFTTKSNLSGGIQGGISNGMDIYFRVAFKPVATILRPQESVDKYGNPAIVEGKGRHDPCVVPRAVPVVESLAAFVLADLFLINKTRNINNF, from the coding sequence ATGTTCAATACTTTAGGTAATCTTCTCAGTCTTACAACATTTGGAGAAAGTCACGGTGTGGCTTATGGTGGAATCATCAATAATTTTCCGGCAGGTTTGGAAATCGATCTTGATAAAGTTCAGTATGAATTAGATCGCAGAAAACCAGGTCAATCAGCCATTGTTACACAACGAAAAGAAAGTGACACTGTAAAATTTCTTTCAGGAATGTTTGAAGGAAAAACAACCGGAACTCCAATTGGTTTTATCATCGAAAACGAAAATCAGAAATCAAAAGATTATGATCACATCGCTAATTCTTATCGTCCGAGTCATGCAGATTTCACGTACGATCAAAAATATGGAATCAGAGATTATCGTGGCGGTGGAAAATCTTCAGCGAGAGAAACAATCAACTGGGTTGTTGCGGGTGCGCTTGCAAAACAACTTTTATCAGATATCGAGATCAATGCTTACGTTTCTTCTGTGGGCGATATTTTCTGTGAAAAACCGTATCAGGCTTTAGATTTTTCTAAAACTGAAAGCAATGAAGTTCGTTGCCCTGATGCAGAAACTGCAGAAAAAATGATTTCAAGAATCAAAGAGATCAAAAAAGAAGGAAATACAATTGGTGGAACGATTACTTGTGTAATTAAAAACGTTCCTGTAGGAATTGGAGAGCCTATTTTCTCTAAACTTCAAGCAGAATTAGCAAAAGCAATGTTAAATATTAACGCCTGCAAAGGTTTTGAATACGGCAGCGGATTTTGCGGAGCTAAAATGACAGGAAGTGAGCACAACGACGGTTTCAACACAGATTTTACGACAAAATCTAATCTATCAGGAGGAATCCAAGGAGGAATTTCTAATGGAATGGATATTTATTTCCGTGTCGCTTTCAAACCTGTGGCTACAATTTTAAGACCTCAGGAAAGCGTTGACAAATATGGAAATCCGGCTATTGTGGAAGGAAAAGGAAGACATGATCCTTGTGTGGTTCCAAGAGCTGTTCCTGTCGTAGAAAGTTTAGCCGCTTTTGTATTGGCAGACTTATTTTTGATCAACAAAACAAGAAATATCAATAACTTTTAA
- a CDS encoding LIC_10190 family membrane protein → MILILLSTILIIPTLLGFGKIVENFSGSLFEGISSKVFSGILGISLLWMILAFFIPLNIYVETITILIGLIYFLKDKLYQKFYDFSKIDIISIALISIIILLASSYYPYILDHFGYYVPTIKWLTEYGLVKGISNLDLTLGQMSIWHIFQAGFSNFSDPFFRINAILLIVYAIYIIENKSWIQLCFIPILLLFSQSPSPDLPVIIFSLIILKEILSGNKKTSLLIAFSVFVFAIKPTMIWLPILTFLYSIFIVKSNFKSLILGSSILILFFIKNIWTFGYLIFPVSIGDLGVNWKPNPEVLKISSQYAILKTYDMQYSYQEIQQFSTIDYIKNWLFLNGIKSKINIFFIVSLLVFIGFTIIKKNKIITLICVSLIIKTVLVLLFSAQYRFFIDVFFVIFFVMFINYFTKKKAFFVFTSLSIFFIGFLSFPNLIQKYIPSFRLSKFMGTFEKEQLYKPSSYIYNNFSTQKVGNLKFNISKKYSFSFDTQLPAISTSYISDDVKAEIFPQLIDENNIKKGFIWKKMSPKEKKEAQNVINTIENTNK, encoded by the coding sequence ATGATCTTAATTTTACTTTCTACAATTCTCATAATTCCAACCTTGCTGGGTTTCGGGAAAATTGTGGAAAATTTTTCAGGTTCTTTGTTTGAAGGAATTTCCTCAAAAGTTTTTTCCGGAATACTGGGAATCAGTTTACTATGGATGATTCTTGCATTTTTTATTCCTTTAAATATTTATGTAGAAACTATTACTATTCTCATTGGACTTATCTATTTTTTAAAGGATAAATTATATCAAAAATTTTATGATTTTTCAAAAATAGATATAATTTCAATTGCACTCATTTCAATTATCATCCTATTAGCTAGTTCCTATTATCCTTATATATTAGACCATTTCGGATACTATGTTCCGACCATAAAATGGCTCACAGAATACGGATTAGTAAAAGGAATTTCAAATCTGGATCTCACTTTAGGACAAATGTCGATCTGGCATATTTTTCAGGCCGGATTTTCTAATTTTTCTGATCCATTTTTTAGAATTAATGCCATTTTATTGATTGTTTACGCAATTTATATTATTGAAAATAAAAGCTGGATTCAACTCTGTTTCATTCCAATTCTACTATTATTTTCACAATCCCCAAGCCCGGATTTGCCTGTCATTATTTTTTCATTGATAATTTTAAAAGAAATTCTTTCGGGAAATAAAAAAACATCATTATTAATAGCATTTTCAGTTTTTGTTTTTGCTATAAAACCAACAATGATCTGGCTTCCGATTTTAACTTTCCTCTACTCTATTTTCATTGTTAAATCAAATTTTAAAAGTTTAATTTTAGGAAGTTCAATTCTTATTTTATTCTTCATTAAAAACATCTGGACTTTCGGTTATCTAATTTTCCCGGTTTCTATTGGTGATTTGGGAGTTAACTGGAAACCTAATCCAGAAGTTTTAAAAATCTCCTCACAATATGCTATTTTGAAGACGTATGACATGCAATATTCTTATCAGGAAATTCAGCAATTTTCTACAATAGATTACATTAAAAACTGGCTTTTCTTAAATGGAATTAAATCAAAAATTAACATTTTTTTTATTGTAAGCTTATTAGTCTTTATAGGTTTTACAATTATTAAAAAAAATAAAATTATTACATTAATTTGTGTTTCATTAATCATAAAAACTGTTTTAGTTCTTCTATTTTCGGCACAATACAGATTCTTTATTGATGTTTTTTTCGTGATATTTTTTGTTATGTTCATTAATTATTTCACTAAAAAGAAAGCATTTTTTGTTTTTACATCATTAAGTATATTTTTCATCGGATTTTTATCTTTCCCGAATCTTATTCAAAAATATATACCTAGTTTCAGATTAAGTAAATTCATGGGGACGTTTGAAAAAGAACAATTATACAAACCTTCGAGTTATATTTATAATAATTTTAGTACTCAAAAAGTCGGAAATTTGAAGTTTAATATATCAAAAAAATATTCTTTTAGTTTTGACACTCAGCTTCCTGCAATTTCAACAAGTTATATTTCTGATGATGTAAAAGCAGAAATTTTCCCGCAACTTATTGATGAAAATAATATCAAAAAAGGATTTATCTGGAAAAAAATGAGTCCAAAAGAGAAAAAAGAAGCCCAAAACGTTATCAATACTATCGAAAACACCAATAAATAG
- a CDS encoding YMGG-like glycine zipper-containing protein translates to MKNIVLTGLLSVFLLTACKKDDQVAEKSLEQQKIEFQVKQLDIEKQKLAIEKEKMAYEAQKKADSIVEVQKAKTATVNNSRPQVIRETKTIYRDRESSSSSNNGTYADNGNSSTGTTATKKKGMSKAAKGTIIGTVGGAAAGAIIAKKNRGLGAVIGGVVGGATGYTIGRAGDRKDGRVQPK, encoded by the coding sequence ATGAAAAATATAGTATTAACAGGGCTTTTGTCAGTTTTTTTATTGACAGCCTGTAAGAAAGACGATCAAGTAGCTGAAAAATCTCTTGAACAACAAAAAATCGAATTCCAGGTAAAACAGTTGGATATAGAGAAACAAAAATTAGCCATTGAAAAAGAAAAAATGGCTTATGAAGCTCAAAAAAAAGCTGATAGTATAGTTGAAGTTCAAAAAGCTAAAACTGCGACAGTTAATAATTCAAGACCACAAGTGATAAGAGAAACAAAAACCATTTACAGAGACAGAGAATCAAGTTCTAGCTCTAATAATGGAACATATGCAGATAACGGAAACAGTTCTACAGGAACAACTGCAACCAAGAAAAAAGGAATGAGTAAAGCTGCAAAAGGTACCATCATCGGTACTGTAGGTGGTGCCGCTGCAGGTGCGATCATTGCTAAGAAAAACAGAGGTCTTGGTGCCGTGATTGGCGGTGTAGTTGGTGGTGCAACGGGATATACGATCGGTAGAGCCGGTGACAGAAAAGACGGTAGAGTTCAACCAAAATAA
- a CDS encoding glycosyltransferase family 2 protein has translation MNKISILIANYNNGKYFLECYNSIINQTYTNWEVIIVDDVSTDESVETIKTIIQDDERFKFFQNSSNKGCGFTKRECMKHATGEICAYLDPDDALYPNALEESAEEYLFNNKTVATYSKMMLCDENLNPQKTFSATKRIFNDMYFFNCPIQFAHFFTFKRETYLKTQGINQHLKSAVDQDLYLKILELGDVVFINEDLYKYRLHADGISQHNSKESAKDSFAKVIHDAMKRRGIKRINGKSIPNQFTNADEIYKLLEYQTAPLFRIRNKFNIAFM, from the coding sequence ATGAATAAAATATCGATTCTTATTGCAAATTATAACAACGGAAAATACTTTTTAGAGTGCTATAATTCAATTATTAATCAGACTTATACAAATTGGGAGGTTATAATTGTTGATGACGTTTCTACTGATGAGTCTGTAGAAACAATCAAGACTATCATACAGGATGATGAACGCTTTAAGTTTTTTCAAAACTCGTCAAACAAAGGTTGCGGTTTCACAAAAAGAGAGTGTATGAAGCATGCAACAGGAGAAATTTGTGCTTACTTAGATCCCGACGATGCACTTTACCCTAATGCTTTAGAAGAATCGGCTGAAGAATATTTATTCAATAATAAAACTGTTGCTACCTACTCCAAAATGATGTTGTGTGATGAAAATCTTAATCCACAGAAAACTTTCAGTGCTACAAAAAGAATTTTTAATGACATGTACTTTTTTAACTGTCCTATTCAATTTGCTCATTTCTTTACTTTTAAAAGAGAAACTTATCTTAAAACTCAGGGAATCAATCAACATTTAAAAAGTGCGGTAGATCAGGATTTATATCTTAAAATCCTTGAATTAGGAGATGTCGTATTTATCAATGAAGATCTATACAAATACAGACTTCATGCAGATGGAATTTCTCAGCACAATTCTAAAGAAAGTGCTAAAGACTCATTTGCGAAAGTAATTCATGATGCTATGAAACGAAGAGGAATTAAAAGAATTAACGGCAAAAGCATTCCGAACCAATTTACAAATGCAGATGAGATCTATAAACTTTTAGAATACCAGACGGCGCCATTATTCAGAATAAGAAACAAATTTAATATCGCATTTATGTAG
- a CDS encoding RDD family protein, which produces MRKILRIIEDNRASKGVRFANLIIDRIVVYILFFLFGTFSVLMYQLLNIEFFINITDKLSQLSRVEDIVVTSLFYFIYLFVMEYFTKGRTVGKYITGTRVLTTEGTTPTLQECFIRNISRLVPFDALSFLGGGNGWHDNWSDTRVINIKNYVAEKQAKDDINSLGAKENF; this is translated from the coding sequence ATGAGAAAAATTTTAAGAATTATTGAAGACAACAGAGCTTCTAAAGGTGTCAGATTTGCTAATTTGATTATAGACAGAATTGTCGTTTATATTTTATTCTTCCTTTTCGGAACCTTTTCCGTATTGATGTATCAATTATTAAATATTGAGTTTTTTATTAATATTACTGATAAACTTTCACAATTAAGCAGAGTTGAAGATATTGTAGTAACATCATTATTCTATTTTATATATCTATTTGTAATGGAGTATTTTACTAAAGGAAGAACGGTGGGGAAATATATCACAGGAACCAGGGTTTTAACAACAGAAGGAACAACACCTACGCTTCAAGAGTGCTTTATTCGAAATATTTCAAGGCTGGTTCCGTTTGATGCGCTCTCTTTTTTAGGAGGAGGAAATGGATGGCATGATAACTGGAGTGATACGCGAGTAATTAATATTAAAAATTATGTTGCTGAAAAACAGGCAAAAGACGATATAAACAGCCTTGGTGCAAAAGAAAATTTTTAA